ggggggtGCCAAACTGGATCTTGCCAAACGACCAGGGGGCAAGGAAGTGGCAGGGAAGGGGCCACAGCTCTATGACACCCCTTATgagcctggggagggggtggcCGGGGGGACCCCAGAGCGCAGGGGGAGGGCTGGTGATGGGCGCCTGCCTGAGAACGACGAGCGCCCGGCGGGGGAGtatgagcagccctgggagtgGAAGAAGGAGCAGATTGTCAAAGCACTGTCAGGtaggggacaggggcaggatGGGAATGAGGATGGGGGGGAGGGACAGgcatggaatgggaatgggatggcaacaggggacaggaacaggcTTTCTAGCAGGGCTTGTCACAAGAGGACGAGATGCAATGGTTTTTGACTGTCAGGGGCACTCTAGATACAAGAATTTTCTTGGGCTGAGGGTGgccaggcactggcacaggttgcccagaggtGATGCTTGCCTGGTcaagttggatggggctctaaACAACTTGATGTAATTGAAGATGTTCCTTTTCATGGTGGGGTGTTGGACCAGATGGGGACAGGCACGTGGTTGGAGAAGGGTTTGGGACTGGCAGtggggaaggtgctggggctggggacagggatggagctaGGGATGGGGATCGAAGGTGGAGGTGGGGCTTTGGGGACTCACACCTTGTCCCTCCCAGTCCAGTTCGAGGGCTCGGAGCGCCCTAAGGAGGAGACGCTGCGGCAGCATCTACGGCAGAAGAGCTGGACCCCCAAGATGCTGAAGCCGGCGGGCACCGAGCACAGCGAGGGGGAGCGGGTggaccctgccctggcactggagAAACAGCCGTGAGTTGTGGGAGCGACCCACGCGTGGGCAGCGGGGCGGGGTGGATGCCTGGCGTTCTGCCGCGGCTCAGCGCCCCGACCCGCTGTCCCCCCAGCTGGTTCCACGGGGCCATCACGCGGGCCGAGGCCGAGAGCCGGCTGCAGCCGTGCCGGGAGGCCGGGTACCTGGTGCGCACCAGCGAGAGCGGCAGCGGCAAGTACTCCATCGCGCTCAAGTGAGTCTGGGGGCGGCCCGGGCCGGGGGCTCGCACCGGGGGGATGGGGCGAATCCCCACCCTGGGGCGGTGCCGCGGCAGGAATCACCCCTGGCTGCTCACAGCAAAGCCCTGATGGGGAGGAAGCACCCAGATCCCGAGGGACGGCACCCCCTGATCCGGGGGGACCCAGGCGTcctggtgtggggctggggcgGGGGGGGGTACGGCGTGTCCCCCTCCCCGGCACATTGTCGGGAGCGCCAGCGGCGTTTCCTTCCTGAGGaagtgcagcccctggagccGAAACAATCAGAGCGGGACGGGAACAAACAGGGGTGGATACGGCGCGGGGCAGGCGGGCGCCGGGGGGGCTGGCGGCAGCGCTGATGCCTGCCGGCCCCCAGGACCAGCCAGGGCTGCGTCCACATCATCGTGGCCCAGACCAAGGACAACAAGTACACGCTCAGCCAGGCCAGCGGAGTCTTCGCCAGCATCCCTGAGGTTGTGCACTACTACTCCACCGAGAAGCTGCCCTTCAAGGGGGCTGAGCACATGGCCCTGCTGCACCCCGTCCACTGCAAGCTGCATTAGCGTCTGCGACTGAGGCAGCCGAGGGCATCTGTCACATCTCCAGTCCTGAAGGGACTCCTGGActtcagcagggctgtcccccTTTTGCTGGGACAAATCCCGACCACCCTGTGCCAGAACCTCCCACGTGTCCGAGGTGGGAGCACGCAGTGAGACTGGGACCTGTAATGATTTAGTAAAATAAACTTGTTGCCTGCGAAGCAGCCGTGGTCCTGGGGGTGGACAGGGATGCGCCTTGTGCTGGCAGGAGTCGCCAGTTTTGGGGGACAGAGGTACTggggctcccccagcagcacatctgcaTCCTGCCAGGCTTTTTATAGCGGGAGGCCAGCAGAAGGGAAGCAGAACACTGTCCCATGGGTGCTTGAGCACCCTCTCCCCTCGGCTTGTGGTTTCCTGCCtgggtgcagctgcagctccccggGGTGTTGCACAACCCAGCATGGCCTgggggtgtggggcagggggTTGTGGCACGAAGGTGTGCACAGCATCGGGGTACAGCCTGGGAGGCACCAGTGAAACACATGGGGGGCAGAGTTacagggcacagcaggcagggggTGAATGAAGTGAGGGTGAAACCCCACTGGAGCCAGTCCCAGGCAACGGGAGGGCTGCAGCAACCACTCTGTTACCCGCTCCCAGCACCCATCCCAGTATAAATCCAAAGCATTTATTTGAGTCACATTGTCTTGTTTCCCCAACGTGCTTTGAAAAGGAGCCCCgagggggctggagcagaggtaTGGGGGCCTGATCCAGCCAGACCCTCCCTCCCTGACCCCCAGGCCCTtccctggggacccccaaacccgGTCCTGAGCGAGCTCTGGTGCAGCCACGCTTCCAGCGCTGTCACTCCTGGCCACGCCAGCTTGGCCAGGGTGCTGAAGGTGCCCCAGGACTCACTTTGGggccctttcccagctgcttctccatggGGGGTGGCACTGATTCTCCTCCTCAGAGGCTTGTCCCAGCCACAGAACCACTAGATAGTGGGGAGGAACAGCTCCCAGAAGCCACATCACAGCCTTGGGGCTCCCCATCCAACCCCCAAGCACCTCCCAGCATATTCAGCCCCTGACTAGTGCCCTGAGGAGGAAAAATCTGCATGAGTTGTGTGGAGCACTCCAGGGGCTGAGGGGGCAGGGTGTGAGAGCAGAGGGGTATCACTGAGTGTGGGCAGGGGGAGGCCTAGGGGGACCAGCATATGCTGCCCCTCGCCCTCTGGCTTGGTTGTCTCCTGCCTGCTTGTCCACCATGTCTGCCTGTACCTGCAGGGGAGAAGAGAGGAGCCAGGTCAGGGAGGAGGGCAGACAGAGCCCCCTGGTCAGCCCCCTGGCACTCACCTCACCACAATGCCAACAAAGAGGGCGATGCCAAGGAGCAGACTCCCCCCAGTGACCAGGAAGGCGTAGGGGGATGCCACAGGATGGGTGCTGGATTCCATGGCAGACCCTGACACAGAGAGAGTGGATGGGCTCATTGTGAGGATAAGGCACCTGGGTGCCCCTGTCCCCCACCCCCAGTCCAGGAACCCTTCCTCACCACCAGCACCATTAGTATCATCCTCCCCGAAGAGCCTGGGGGACAGTGTCACCCCATAGGTGCCATCTTCCATGGGGACCTGCAAAAGGTGAAGGGGCACAATGGGACAGGTCAGCCCTCACACCCTGGTGTCCCCTTGTCCCACATGCAGATCCATTCAGGTGTGTGTGATGCTTCCCAGGGCCAAGAGCATTGTTACCTGTGAGCTGAAGGGCTCCATTTCAGAGGTGAGGTCCCAAGGGTCTGCACAGTGAGTGGGGAGTGTGAGACTGGGAGACCCCATGCTGAGCCCCCAGCCTCAGGACCCCAGGATTCTCTCCTACCTGTCCAGGGGGTGCCCACAGCCTCCTGGCTCCACTCACTCCACGCGCCGTGGCCAAACTCGTCCTTGGCCCTCACCTGCACCACGTGCCTCGTCCCTCGCCACGCGTCACGGATGTCCAGCCACGTTGTTGTCACCTGATCCacctgcaggggacacagggctgggggtaGTCTGGCCAGGGACAGGCACACGCCAGCAGGCAGGGTCTCACCTCCATGAAGGTCGGGGCGGGCTCAGGGCGGTAGCGGACCTGGAAGCGCAGCCAGTAGAAACGGGGGTCCCAGGATGGGGGGTAGGACCAGTTCACCTGCAGCCGCTGCGGCGCCTTCTCCAGAGCCTCCACTGTCACATTGACTGGGGGGTCTGGCTTCACTGCTGGGGAAAGGGGGGGCTTAGGGCCTCACATGCACCCCCAgccaccccagctcccagcaacAGCGCAGCACTCACGGACACTGCTGAGGGTGATGATCTTGTCTTTGCCGGCCGAGCCACCAGCGCTGTTGCTGACGCACGTGGACACCACAAGGTGTCTGGTGTCATCGGTGCCAGGTGGCACCTTCACCCGGCAAACGAACTTTCGTGCCTTGGAGAAGTAGCGGCACCGCTGCTCTGTGGCATTCGCAGCCACAAACCTGTGAGGTGACAGCTCAGGGGGGGCTGCAGCGTGCTCTAGGCACAGGGCAGCCATGGGGGACATGTggggtccctggcagtgttaGGGAAAGGTCTGTGGGGAGGGATACATCCTGTGCCACAGGAAGCAATGGGGAATGGAGCCATGGGGAAGAAACACAGCACGTGCTGTGGACTCCCAGCTACCAgaagctgctggggaaaaaagggtcTGCAGGGAGGCAAGCATCCTGAGCAATGGGGTCCCAGATGGCACCAGGGAAAGGGTCCATGCAGAGGGACATGTTCTGTCCTGCTAGGGTCCCAGCCCATAGTGGACGCAGTGACAGCACCCACCTCCGCTTCACCCAGAGCATCGCCCGTGTCCCTGGGGATGGCTTCTCCTGCTGTGGCCACTCACACAGCACATCCTTGTCGTGGCTCCGCCGGTAGCAGGAGACCTGGGGAGTTTCAGGGGGCTCTGCAaggcagggaggtgctgggggacaggggcCATCACAGGCAACGCTGCCAGGGACGTTCCCACCCCAGCGCGGACCCACCTGCCACCAGCAGCCGCAGGGAGCGCAGCAGGCGGCTCCCCGCGGAGCAGCTGTAGTGCCCCGAGTCCTCGTAGCGCAGGCGCCGCAGGAGCAGCGTGTTCCCCTCGGCCAGCCGCCGTCCCCAGCCCCCTGCTGCCCCCTGCTCCTCCACCTGCCACAGCACCGAGGCATTTGCAGGCACCTCGTCCTGGCAGGTCAGTGTGATGTTGGCTCCCAGGCGGCCCAACACCGTGTCCCGTGGCAGTCCTGGAGGGACAAGAGGGGACCCGGCGATGGTGATGAGACCCCAGGAGCAGTGGGTGTACCCAGAGATGGAAGGCACCCCATCGTCTGCTCCCCGTGTGCAGTTACTGCTGGGGGTCAGGGCACTGAGCTGGAGAGTGGCAGTGGTTTCTCACAAAGTGGGGTACTGGACCCCTGGCACCACAGCGCCAGGCGGGCTGTGCATTGAGGGGTCTGGTGGTGGGGAGCACAGCGCAGGGAAGGTGGCAGATTGGGACTGGTGGTCCCGGCAATCCCCGGGCGGGATCCAGTGCCAGAGGGGTTAATGACTGCACGGGCTGGCGGCCGGGTCAGGCCCGGGCAGCGCTCCCGGCTCCCTCCAAAGGTCAGTGGCCAGTGCGAACCTGCTGCTCCCTTTGACTCCTGCTGCCGGGAACGCACCCAGCACCCGGAACACAGTACCCAGTGCCCGGCACGGAGCACGCAGCCAGCAGCCGGGACGCGGCCCCCCAGCCCGAGCTCCCGGCACTCCCGGGGTGTCCCGCACCCCCCGCCCGTGTCCCCGGGCCCCGCAGGGAACCGCATGTGTCCCCTCGCCGTCCCGCACCCACGAGGCCCGGGTCCCGGGAGAGGCTCAGGccaccctgctccctccctgcccggGGCCCGTCGCACTCACTGGCGGGGCCGCAGGGCCGCCCGGCGGCGGCGAGGCGGAGCAGGAGGCGGAGGAGGACGAGGAGCAGCGTCCGCGGCGGCCGCGCCATGCGCCCGGTGCCGGGCAGGAAAACATCGGCGGGGCCGCGGTTGTGAaaccggcggggcggggcggcacGTGCgcccggggcgggcggcgcaCACCGCCCCACCCGCCGGACCCTCCCCCGGACACAGGACATGGCAGAGGCTCCCCACAacactattttctttttcaaattaaaaaaaaaaaaaaaaaattgttttttgtttggttttttgttttgtttagttttttccTCAAGCACCATAAAATTATACTATTCCGCCAGACAGAAACGCATCATAAATTATCCACCCCGATCTGCATCCCCTCCACCGAAATAActctaaaaaaccccaatccccTCCAGCCCTCGCCAACACCCGTCTGAACAAGCTCCTCTTTGGTATCACGTCGCTGGGGCTCCAAGAGCCCCAGAGACTCCGCGGGGGTCCCCCGCTGCCCACCCACACCCCAGGAGCATTCGGTCCCGCAGGagctggagagaggaggaggagggaggaagcaGAGGCCGAGGGTTGTGCAAGACCATGCGTGGGAGTGAATCACGGCAGCCGCCAACACCACCGTCCCCGGCACAGAACACTTCCCCTTTCCCATCCGGCACCCACCGTCCTGCTGAACGCTGAGGCAGGGGGACAAGGAGGGTGACCTTCCTCCCCACTCCTCCCTGTACCCAGCCAAGAAATGAGTCGCTCTGCAAACTCACAGGGTTTTTCCTtagttcttttttgtttgtttgttttggttgctATTTCTTGggggtctttttttttccttttttttttttcttgtttatataaaaaaaaaaagacacgTGGGTGTAGGGCACAGAGAGGCCACAGTCCTCGCAGAGCCCTGCACCTCCGGCATGATACATTCATGTGTGATGGGGCATTTGCACTCGGTGGAATTGAATACTGATGGAGGAGCAAATGGGAGGGGGGCTGATGGTGATgacatccatccatccatccatccatccatccatccatccatccatccatccatccatccatccatttgCCAAcctcagggaagaaaaactgtatttttggCTAGAAGGCAACAGTCCAGACTCCTCCAAACCTCACCACTGGCCCCCACATCACCTCTGCTCCTACCATGGGACCCTGCTGATGAGGATCTTTGCCCTCCCCAGGccaggggcagaggaggggagtCCCCAGCTGCACTGGAGGGGATGTGACCCCCTCCAGCCTCAGACCTTGAGAGTCTTGTCTGCACCActggggctgccagcactgctgccctcGCAGCCCTTCTTCTTCCGCAGGGTCTCgatccagctgctgctgggccgGGGGGCAAAGCTGGAGAGTGCCAAGGAGCTGAGGCGCATGTTCTTGCCAGACATGATGagctccccaaacccctcctggtGGGAGAAGGCGTAGCCAGAGCGGCGGGAGCCCGCGCGCCCCGCGTGCCGCAGGCACCGGTGCTGCGCCTTCTGCTTCTTGCGCACCAGCTGCGTGTAGcgcacctggggacacagccggggtcagggagctgtgcaaCCACCTCCCCTCAGGGCTGGGCCCTGGGACCCCTCCCACAGCCACACACTCTCACCGTGTCTGAGAGCTCTGGTTTCAGGTCCAGCTTAAGGAAGCGAAAGGCCACAACGGGCACGATGCAGACGACGGTGGTGAGGGCGATGGTCAGCCAGACCGTGGGCTGGGCCAGCGTGTTCTGCGCGTTACCTGGGGGTCAGAGTGACTCCAGTGAGGGCTGGGCCAGGCAGTACCGTGCTGGGGTGGGGaacacagggcagcacagggactcACCCACAAAGCGGAACTGATTGGGGAACATCCGGAACAGGCCGTCACTGTGCATGGTGAAGAGGATGGTGAAGTAGGCAGCAAGGCTGCCCCAGATGAAGAAGTGGTTGATGGCTGTCCAGAATCCTGTGTCTAACCCGATCTAGTGGGGGGGATGCAGAAGGAGACAGGGCTCAGGAGATGCCTGAGGTGCCCCAAGGGTCTGGGGCCGAGTACCACGTCCCTACCTGCACACTGACAACAATCACCAGCGAGGTGGCGACGGTGACGGCGAAGGACTGGTAGTCAGCCAGCTGGGCACCGTCATCACGGGTGGCATCAGCAAAGACGCCGTAGGGGATGAAGAACATGAGGATGGAGGTGTAGATGCCCTGGGCAATGCAGATGAAGAACTCCCGCTTGTTGAAGAGCAGGTTCAGCTGCCCAGGCTCATAGAGTTTGGGGTACTCCATGCTCCGCTGCTCTGGCACATCCTGGAGGCATGGGCACCTCCCTTtagccctgggcaggagcagcctccaCCACAGCCCATGGAATGACAAGGACAGCCTGACTCAGGCACCCAGGCAGCCCTTCCTCCCACAGGGTGGGCATGAAGGGAAGTGGTACAGACTCCTCACACACCCAGGGACCCCTCACTACCCCCTGCCATACCTGGTCAAAGACACCCATAGCGAGCACAGGCAGCGACGTGTAGACAATGTTGTACAGAGTGATGAAGTACTGGTCATACACTGTCTGTATGGAACAGAGTACTCAGCAGGACACGAGAcctgcccaccctgtgccccagtCAGCCCCCAagtccctgtgcccacagctgcagggacaggagagctgTATCCATCCCCCCAGGACTGCCCACCCTGACCACAGGTTCCTCACACACTGCACACTGGatgccaggctgtgcctcctgGCTCAGGATGAGTCCCGACTGGGAGTCCATGGACCTGAACACGCTTCAGAGCTGAGGAACCCTGCAGGAAaaccctccccagctcccagtgtGAAAAGCCAACCCACCTGTGCTGAGAAGCCACAGAAGAAGCCAAACCAGAAGTGGACCATGGTGAAGGCAAAGTTCTTGTAGAAGAAGTAGCAAAGAAACTTGCACATGCGCAGGTAGGACCAGCGCCCATGCACCAGGAGCAGGCGCTGCAGGAACTTGAACTGGGAGAAGGAGTAGTCAgaggccagcacagcctggatgCCTTCCTGCCCACTGATGCCCACCCCAATGTGGGCAGCtgtggagggaaggagagatggGTAAAGAAagggctgccaggagcacagggggaGAGCAGCACCCCTAGCACAGGCACTTTGTTCCTGTAGGGCACAGAGGGGTGAGCGCAGAGGCTCCCACGGGCCCCAGGGTGGTGCAGGGGGGTGGCCTGTCTCTCCTGTGATCCCCCAGATCCCAGGCCTTACTCTTGATCATGCTGACATCGTTGGCCCCATCCCCAATGGCCAAAGTGACGGCTTTCTTGTACTTCTTCACCAGCTCCACCACCTGCGCTTTCTGCAGGGGTGTGACACGGCAGCAGATAACGGCCTTGCAGGCACACGCTGTCTCCAGGAATTCCACCTCCATGTCTGCCTCCAGTGCATGGGCCTGCAAGAAGAGCTGGGGTCATGgcacacagccaggcacagggctTTGTCCTGCCTGGCACTCCCAGGGCCCTACCAGGCTGTGCCCATTGATGACCAGGGCGTACTCGCCCGCAATGGCTTCCAGCACAGAGGTCAGCTTGGAGGAGAGTTTCTCCTGGTAGGAGAAGCCATTGCACACAGAACGTGACGCATCCATCATCTTCTCCCGGGCTTTCCTGAGGAGAGAGGGGGTACAGGGTTCTATCTCAGGGCCCTTCCacatctccagctccctcagttgCAGCTGTGCCCCACACTGGCACTGTTCTGTGTCCTCTGCCCCACAACCCTCACCTGAGCTCCTCTCGCACCTCCAGCACAGTGTGGCCTGTGACCACAAACACCTCTGTCATGTCATCTGTCAGCATCTTGCAGGAGTAGCCAATGTTCACAGCCGTTTCTGAGGACAGGAAACCAGGGGCTGAGCCAGAGTCCACTCAGGAGAGAGCAGTAGGGATCCCAGGAGGAATCCAGCCCACAAACATTCTCATCTCAAGCCAGCACCTCAGCCACGCCTCACCCTGCTTGTCCCCTGTCAGCACCCAGATCTTGATGTTGGCCAGTGTCAGGATGGCAATGGTTTCAGGGACTCCTTGCTGCAGTTTGTCCTCGATGGCTGTGGCTCCAAGCAGCTTGGGGACCCAAACAGGTGGGaagtcagcaggagctgcccctaGCCACCCCCAGCCTCAGCCTCCAACCCACCTACCATCATATCATGCTCCACCTCATCGTAGAGCCGAGCCAGGTGATCCTCACGGGCCtcaggggcactgccagctcgGTGCAGCCGCTCAGACCAGTCCCTGTAGTAGCTCTCCTCCAGGTCTCTGTAGGCCAGCACCAGTGTCCGCAGCCCCTCACCAGCGTACTCCTGCAAGTGgtcagagctgggtgtgctggcagACACTGAAGGCACCCCCAGTCCCCAGCGGTGCTCCTAGGACAGGCacaaagcccagctcaggctcCTGGGCAGCCATTctttcctccccacccctgccTGCAGGACCCTGTCCACGCACATTGAGGTGGTCGGTGGTGATGCTGCTCAGGTCCTGGTTGACGGGATGCAGCCGCTCCAGCAGGATGGTGTCGGCGCCTTTGCAGTACAGCCGGATCTTGCCCTCAGGGCTGCGGACTGCAGGCAGGGGTGCACAAGATGCCTGGCTCaggggggcaggagcagctcccaccctgaCCCCCAGCCATCAATCTGCCAATGCCTCCACAGTCACATCCCCATCAGC
This sequence is a window from Oenanthe melanoleuca isolate GR-GAL-2019-014 chromosome 25, OMel1.0, whole genome shotgun sequence. Protein-coding genes within it:
- the ATP8B2 gene encoding phospholipid-transporting ATPase ID isoform X4, whose amino-acid sequence is MGCGAAGHGAVRGTPSPGGRASSASQRAGVQREVPSNCIKTSKYNIVTFLPVNLFEQFQEVANTYFLFLLILQLIPQISSLSWFTTIVPLVLVLTITAVKDATDDYFRHKSDNQVNNRQSQVLIGGVLRQEQWMNVRVGDIIKLENNQFVAQADLLLLCSSEPHGLCYIETAELDGETNMKVRQAIPVTAELGDTSQLAGFDGEVICEPPNNKLDKFGGTLYWKENKYPLSNQNMLLRGCVLRNTEWCFGLVIFAGPDTKLMQNSGRTKFKRTSIDRLMNTLVLWIFGFLVCMGVILAIGNAIWEHEVGVCFQIYLPWDEGVHSAFFSGFLSFWSYIIILNTVVPISLYVSVEVIRLGHSYFINWDKKMYCAKRRTPAEARTTTLNEELGQVEYIFSDKTGTLTQNIMVFSKCSVNGHSYGDVQDMLGHKAELGERPEPVDFSFNPLADPRFQFWDPSLLEAVKLGDLHVHKFFRLLSLCHTVMSEEKNEGELLYKAQSPDEGALVTAARNFGFVFRSRTPKTITVHELGQAVTYQLLAILDFNNIRKRMSVIVRSPEGKIRLYCKGADTILLERLHPVNQDLSSITTDHLNEYAGEGLRTLVLAYRDLEESYYRDWSERLHRAGSAPEAREDHLARLYDEVEHDMMLLGATAIEDKLQQGVPETIAILTLANIKIWVLTGDKQETAVNIGYSCKMLTDDMTEVFVVTGHTVLEVREELRKAREKMMDASRSVCNGFSYQEKLSSKLTSVLEAIAGEYALVINGHSLAHALEADMEVEFLETACACKAVICCRVTPLQKAQVVELVKKYKKAVTLAIGDGANDVSMIKTAHIGVGISGQEGIQAVLASDYSFSQFKFLQRLLLVHGRWSYLRMCKFLCYFFYKNFAFTMVHFWFGFFCGFSAQTVYDQYFITLYNIVYTSLPVLAMGVFDQDVPEQRSMEYPKLYEPGQLNLLFNKREFFICIAQGIYTSILMFFIPYGVFADATRDDGAQLADYQSFAVTVATSLVIVVSVQIGLDTGFWTAINHFFIWGSLAAYFTILFTMHSDGLFRMFPNQFRFVGNAQNTLAQPTVWLTIALTTVVCIVPVVAFRFLKLDLKPELSDTVRYTQLVRKKQKAQHRCLRHAGRAGSRRSGYAFSHQEGFGELIMSGKNMRLSSLALSSFAPRPSSSWIETLRKKKGCEGSSAGSPSGADKTLKV
- the ATP8B2 gene encoding phospholipid-transporting ATPase ID isoform X1; the encoded protein is MGCGAAGHGAVRGTPSPGGRASSASQRAGVQREVPSNCIKTSKYNIVTFLPVNLFEQFQEVANTYFLFLLILQLIPQISSLSWFTTIVPLVLVLTITAVKDATDDYFRHKSDNQVNNRQSQVLIGGVLRQEQWMNVRVGDIIKLENNQFVAQADLLLLCSSEPHGLCYIETAELDGETNMKVRQAIPVTAELGDTSQLAGFDGEVICEPPNNKLDKFGGTLYWKENKYPLSNQNMLLRGCVLRNTEWCFGLVIFAGPDTKLMQNSGRTKFKRTSIDRLMNTLVLWIFGFLVCMGVILAIGNAIWEHEVGVCFQIYLPWDEGVHSAFFSGFLSFWSYIIILNTVVPISLYVSVEVIRLGHSYFINWDKKMYCAKRRTPAEARTTTLNEELGQVEYIFSDKTGTLTQNIMVFSKCSVNGHSYGDVQDMLGHKAELGERPEPVDFSFNPLADPRFQFWDPSLLEAVKLGDLHVHKFFRLLSLCHTVMSEEKNEGELLYKAQSPDEGALVTAARNFGFVFRSRTPKTITVHELGQAVTYQLLAILDFNNIRKRMSVIVRSPEGKIRLYCKGADTILLERLHPVNQDLSSITTDHLNEHRWGLGVPSVSASTPSSDHLQEYAGEGLRTLVLAYRDLEESYYRDWSERLHRAGSAPEAREDHLARLYDEVEHDMMLLGATAIEDKLQQGVPETIAILTLANIKIWVLTGDKQETAVNIGYSCKMLTDDMTEVFVVTGHTVLEVREELRKAREKMMDASRSVCNGFSYQEKLSSKLTSVLEAIAGEYALVINGHSLAHALEADMEVEFLETACACKAVICCRVTPLQKAQVVELVKKYKKAVTLAIGDGANDVSMIKTAHIGVGISGQEGIQAVLASDYSFSQFKFLQRLLLVHGRWSYLRMCKFLCYFFYKNFAFTMVHFWFGFFCGFSAQTVYDQYFITLYNIVYTSLPVLAMGVFDQDVPEQRSMEYPKLYEPGQLNLLFNKREFFICIAQGIYTSILMFFIPYGVFADATRDDGAQLADYQSFAVTVATSLVIVVSVQIGLDTGFWTAINHFFIWGSLAAYFTILFTMHSDGLFRMFPNQFRFVGNAQNTLAQPTVWLTIALTTVVCIVPVVAFRFLKLDLKPELSDTVRYTQLVRKKQKAQHRCLRHAGRAGSRRSGYAFSHQEGFGELIMSGKNMRLSSLALSSFAPRPSSSWIETLRKKKGCEGSSAGSPSGADKTLKV
- the ATP8B2 gene encoding phospholipid-transporting ATPase ID isoform X5; the protein is MGCGAAGHGAVRGTPSPGGRASSASQRAGVQREVPSNCIKTSKYNIVTFLPVNLFEQFQEVANTYFLFLLILQLIPQISSLSWFTTIVPLVLVLTITAVKDATDDYFRHKSDNQVNNRQSQVLIGGVLRQEQWMNVRVGDIIKLENNQFVAADLLLLCSSEPHGLCYIETAELDGETNMKVRQAIPVTAELGDTSQLAGFDGEVICEPPNNKLDKFGGTLYWKENKYPLSNQNMLLRGCVLRNTEWCFGLVIFAGPDTKLMQNSGRTKFKRTSIDRLMNTLVLWIFGFLVCMGVILAIGNAIWEHEVGVCFQIYLPWDEGVHSAFFSGFLSFWSYIIILNTVVPISLYVSVEVIRLGHSYFINWDKKMYCAKRRTPAEARTTTLNEELGQVEYIFSDKTGTLTQNIMVFSKCSVNGHSYGDVQDMLGHKAELGERPEPVDFSFNPLADPRFQFWDPSLLEAVKLGDLHVHKFFRLLSLCHTVMSEEKNEGELLYKAQSPDEGALVTAARNFGFVFRSRTPKTITVHELGQAVTYQLLAILDFNNIRKRMSVIVRSPEGKIRLYCKGADTILLERLHPVNQDLSSITTDHLNEYAGEGLRTLVLAYRDLEESYYRDWSERLHRAGSAPEAREDHLARLYDEVEHDMMLLGATAIEDKLQQGVPETIAILTLANIKIWVLTGDKQETAVNIGYSCKMLTDDMTEVFVVTGHTVLEVREELRKAREKMMDASRSVCNGFSYQEKLSSKLTSVLEAIAGEYALVINGHSLAHALEADMEVEFLETACACKAVICCRVTPLQKAQVVELVKKYKKAVTLAIGDGANDVSMIKTAHIGVGISGQEGIQAVLASDYSFSQFKFLQRLLLVHGRWSYLRMCKFLCYFFYKNFAFTMVHFWFGFFCGFSAQTVYDQYFITLYNIVYTSLPVLAMGVFDQDVPEQRSMEYPKLYEPGQLNLLFNKREFFICIAQGIYTSILMFFIPYGVFADATRDDGAQLADYQSFAVTVATSLVIVVSVQIGLDTGFWTAINHFFIWGSLAAYFTILFTMHSDGLFRMFPNQFRFVGNAQNTLAQPTVWLTIALTTVVCIVPVVAFRFLKLDLKPELSDTVRYTQLVRKKQKAQHRCLRHAGRAGSRRSGYAFSHQEGFGELIMSGKNMRLSSLALSSFAPRPSSSWIETLRKKKGCEGSSAGSPSGADKTLKV
- the ATP8B2 gene encoding phospholipid-transporting ATPase ID isoform X2, with product MGCGAAGHGAVRGTPSPGGRASSASQRAGVQREVPSNCIKTSKYNIVTFLPVNLFEQFQEVANTYFLFLLILQLIPQISSLSWFTTIVPLVLVLTITAVKDATDDYFRHKSDNQVNNRQSQVLIGGVLRQEQWMNVRVGDIIKLENNQFVAADLLLLCSSEPHGLCYIETAELDGETNMKVRQAIPVTAELGDTSQLAGFDGEVICEPPNNKLDKFGGTLYWKENKYPLSNQNMLLRGCVLRNTEWCFGLVIFAGPDTKLMQNSGRTKFKRTSIDRLMNTLVLWIFGFLVCMGVILAIGNAIWEHEVGVCFQIYLPWDEGVHSAFFSGFLSFWSYIIILNTVVPISLYVSVEVIRLGHSYFINWDKKMYCAKRRTPAEARTTTLNEELGQVEYIFSDKTGTLTQNIMVFSKCSVNGHSYGDVQDMLGHKAELGERPEPVDFSFNPLADPRFQFWDPSLLEAVKLGDLHVHKFFRLLSLCHTVMSEEKNEGELLYKAQSPDEGALVTAARNFGFVFRSRTPKTITVHELGQAVTYQLLAILDFNNIRKRMSVIVRSPEGKIRLYCKGADTILLERLHPVNQDLSSITTDHLNEHRWGLGVPSVSASTPSSDHLQEYAGEGLRTLVLAYRDLEESYYRDWSERLHRAGSAPEAREDHLARLYDEVEHDMMLLGATAIEDKLQQGVPETIAILTLANIKIWVLTGDKQETAVNIGYSCKMLTDDMTEVFVVTGHTVLEVREELRKAREKMMDASRSVCNGFSYQEKLSSKLTSVLEAIAGEYALVINGHSLAHALEADMEVEFLETACACKAVICCRVTPLQKAQVVELVKKYKKAVTLAIGDGANDVSMIKTAHIGVGISGQEGIQAVLASDYSFSQFKFLQRLLLVHGRWSYLRMCKFLCYFFYKNFAFTMVHFWFGFFCGFSAQTVYDQYFITLYNIVYTSLPVLAMGVFDQDVPEQRSMEYPKLYEPGQLNLLFNKREFFICIAQGIYTSILMFFIPYGVFADATRDDGAQLADYQSFAVTVATSLVIVVSVQIGLDTGFWTAINHFFIWGSLAAYFTILFTMHSDGLFRMFPNQFRFVGNAQNTLAQPTVWLTIALTTVVCIVPVVAFRFLKLDLKPELSDTVRYTQLVRKKQKAQHRCLRHAGRAGSRRSGYAFSHQEGFGELIMSGKNMRLSSLALSSFAPRPSSSWIETLRKKKGCEGSSAGSPSGADKTLKV